A segment of the Aureliella helgolandensis genome:
CTACTAACTGGCAATGCTTAGCTAGGAATACTTAGCTAGGAATGCTTCATGGCGATGGAGGCTTGGCGGCAAAGGGGGGGGGGCGAGAACCGAGGGCAGTGGAACGCGGCCAAGCAATTGCCTAGCAGACGCCGCCCGGGGCCTCGCACCAATGGCCTTTTTTAACATGCCAACGCGTGCGCTGCTATTCTAGCGACACGGCGGACGATGGCGAGCGGTTTTGCCGGGGGGCTTCGCTCCGGGCGGAATTTAGAATGCACCGCTGGAGGTTTTCGGTGCGAGTTCCAACGTGTTTTCCCGCTGCGTGTTTGTTGCGCGCCGCTCAGCCCCCTATAATAACGCAACTAGCTTGAGTCAACGCACTGGCTTGAGCGTTTCCAGACTCCTCCCTCCTTCTAAGTTAGCCGAGCGACGATGCGATTTGCGATTTGTAACGAACTATTCCAAGACTGGCCCTGGGAACGCGCGTTGGAATTGACGCTCGAATGTGGTTACACCGGCTGGGAAATCGCGCCCTTTACCCTCGGGCGACGCCCGGAGCAGTTGCCGGCCGATCGCCGAAGGCAATTGGCCGACCAGATCCAGCGGAGCGGGATTGAAGTTGTGGGGCTGCATTGGTTGTTAGCCAAAACTGAGGGCTACCACCTGACGACGAACGAGAGCGAAGTTCGAACGCGCACCGCAGGATACCTGGGCCAATTGTCCCAACTTTGCCGCGACCTGGGCGGCTCCGTGATGGTGCTGGGGAGTCCACAACAGCGCAATTTCCCGGAGACGATGACGCATCAGCAAGCCGATGAGAATGCGTTGTCGGTGCTAGAGGCGGTCTTACCGGACCTGGAAAAGAACCAAGTCACCCTGGCGCTTGAGCCACTTGGGCCTGGGGAGGGCAATTATTGGAACCATGCTGCTCAAACCATCCGCGTGATTGAGCAATTGGATTCCCCCTGGGTGCGTTTGCATCTCGACGTCAAAGCGATGAGTAGCGAAGGGAAACCGATTGCGGATGTCATCCGGGAGTCGGCAAAACATCTGGTCCATTTCCACGCCAACGATCCCAACCTGCTTGGGCCAGGGATGGGGGAAGTGCCCTTTGAGCCCATTTTCGCAGCACTTCGGGAGGTGGCTTACGAGGGGTGGGTCAGTGTGGAAGTCTTTGATTACAGTCCCGGAATCGAAACCATTGCGCGACAAAGTATGCAGAATATGCGGAACGCGTTGCTGCACCTCGATGTATAGACGCAGCGCCTGCCGGGTTGAGTGGAGCGAGTGGAGGTCGAGGCAACGCGTAACAGGCTCTTCTGAGGGGAGGGCGGGCTAGGTCAGCCTCCCGGCAACCGCTTCGCATTGCTGCATTGGTGATTGCAACCTAGAATCCGGCAGTCCGCTGGCGGACCTGATTGCTTTCGAGTTGCAACCAGTTCACCGAATGTTGCGATGACAGCCTGCAATCACCAATCGTTTCTCTTGAAATTCAAGTACTTGTCCCTTGCTCAAAGTGTTCTCGCTGGTTCGCGGTTTGGAAATGCCTTCCGCCGGAAAATGGTTTCTTTTGTCTGCCTTGATTGGAATCGTTGCCGGAGTTGGAGCGATTACGTTTCAGTTCCTGGTGCAGCTTGTCCAATTTCTTTGTCTGGGCCACATCGCTGGCTTCCCGGCCCATGACGCTCACGCCGATTATTCTCCATTTCCCGAGGTCGAGGGGATTTTTTCCCCCTGGTACCTATTGCTGGTGTTGACCGTCGGCGGCCTGGTGGCGGGGTGGCTAGCTTGGCAATTTGCCCCTGAGGCCAGCGGGCATGGAACCGATGCCGCCATTGATGCCTTCCACAACAAGCGGGGCGAAATCCGTTTCCGCACTCCAATCATTAAGACCATCGCGTCGGCAGTTACCCTGGGGACCGGCGGCTCGGCAGGGCGAGAGGGACCGATCGCTCAAATTGGTGCTGGTTTCGGATCCTGTCTCGCGACAGCCCTCAAGCTGTCCGCCCGAGATCGCAGGATCTTGTTGGCGGCCGGTATGGGGGCCGGCGTGGGAGCGATCTTTCGAGCCCCCTTGGCCGGGGCACTGTTTGCCGGAGAGATCCTGTACTCCGAAGCCGAGTTGGAGTCGGACGTTATTATGCCCGCCGCCGTGGCCTCTACCGTGGCGTATTCGATCTTCTGCTTTTCGCTACCTCCCGAATTTCGATTCATGCCCCTTTTTGGGCAAGATTTGCATTTCGATTTTCAATCCCCTGCAGAGCTACTCCCCTACACAGTGCTGGCGATCATCCTGTCGTTGGGAGGCATTCTGTACATCAAAGTGTTCTACGGTATTGAGAAACTGTTTCACAAGATGCCAGGCCCCGGCTACCTCAAAGCCTGCTTGGGAGGGTTGGCCACAGGCTTAGTCGGATTGGGCCTCTACTTTGCCGGGAATCGCGACGTCGCATTGCTGTCCGCTTTAGGCGGCGGCTATGGAATGTTGCAAACCGCGTTTTCCGATATAGGCAGCGTGACGACTAGCGCATTGCTAGCGGTGGCTCTCGCCAAGATAGTGACGACGGGCCTGACGATCGGCTCCGGAGGCTCTGGAGGTGTGTTTGGACCCTCGATGGTGATTGGTGGCTGCCTGGGCGGTGCGGTTGGCAAACAACTGCATAGTATTTGGCCTGCCTTGATCCATCAGCCCGGCTCCTTTGCGGTGGTGGGCATGGCCGGCTTTTTCGCTGGTTGCGCTCGTGCTCCCTTCTCAACCATCCTCATGGTTACCGAAATGACCGGCAGCTACCGCCTGCTGCTTCCCGCCATGTGGGTCTCCACCTTATGCTTTCTACTCATGCGGCGGTGGACGCTGTATACCAAGCAAGTTCCCACGCGTCTCGAGTCTCCCGCTCACCGGGGGGACTTTATTGTGGACGTTCTGGAGGGAATGCACGTCGATGACGTGTATCAAAAGAATCGGAAACTTCACTTAGTGCATGAGGGGACCAGCCTCAATGACATCGTGCATCTCCTCGCGGAGACGCCCCAACGCTATTTCCCCGTCGTGGATCACCAAGAAAAGCTGCTCGGGATCTTTTCTGCGGAGGACGTGCGATCGTACCTCTATGACGACACTATTTGGGAAATCGCCAATGCGCGAGATGTCATGAACACACGCGTCATTACTCTCACCCCCGAGGATGATCTGAACGCAGCATTAACGCGTTTTACCGCCCTGAATATCGACGAATTGCCGGTGGTGTCCCCCGAAGACTCGCAAAAAATCCTCGGGATTTTACGGCGCAAAGAAACGATCGCGGCCTACAATCGTAGGCGTTTGGAACACATGTTGACCGAGTAGAAGGGACGCGTCTGCTTGCGATTCCAATGGGTATGTCGGGGAGACAATGCCTCTCGCACGCCATCTGCAATCGCCTCTCCGATTCGGCTCATCGGCGGCAACCTAGTAGCAGGTTTGGCTAAGATGAAATACGAGTCATCCTCGTAAGCAAAATACCAACTCGATTGGATGGGTGGTTGTGCTACGGTAGAGGTTGTTCGAAAGGGTTCGAGCAATTCAGCAACCGGTGTCCCTTTCTGGACGAGTACCGCGTCGGTCGAATATTTGTCGAGGATCTCCCACCAGTCGGCTTCGCCTTTGACAAACCGGTGGTGCTCCCCCATCACATGCTCCTGGTAGGCAACTTCGTAGCGACCATCCAAACTCACGTGCACTGCTGGATAGAGCTCCCAAGAAACGTACGAGCCAGCGTGAAAGGGGGTTTGCAGATTCCCCTCAAAGCCCTGAGATCTTAAATACTCGACCGCGCCCACGGGATAGCATACCGAAGAGTGCTTGGGGGTCGAGGACAGCGTTGGATGCCAGAATTGATTCCCAACCGCAAAGGCTAGGGTGGTAACAACCACGATTTGGCAGAGGCGAATGGCCTGCGTGCGTCGCGCCTCGATCCAGTGAATCCAACTCTTCCCGACCGCCGTGCGACTGAACCAAGCGGGTACATAAGCGATCCATACGATGGCGAAGAGGGAACCGTGTCGAATGTGCTTGACGGCCATGTAAATGCACAATGCCAAAAATGCGGTTCCACGAAGTCGACGCAACCGAGTGTGGCGTTGGCAGTAAACGAACATTCCAATACTTGCAGCCAAGAGCACAATGGTGATGACCGGTGCGTAGGTGTACCAAATCGGTTGCCATTCGCGAATCAATGGTCGCGACATGCCGATTGCATGTACCAGATACGGAATGTACCGCGAGCCATAGGGATTCACCCACAGCGCAGCAAAAGCGACAGGAGCGGCCAGGATGAGGTGCCAGGTGTCGTGCAGGACGGCGGAGAGTCGCCCCTTCTGCATCCAAGCCGCCACCATCCGCTCGAGCGTATGGAACGCAATCAAGCCAAGTCCCACCACAAAACCGGCATGCATGTTCAGCCAGCCAACCAACATCACCAGCCAAACCAGAATCCAAGCCCGGCGGCCACGCCAATCGAGCTCCTGCATGTACAGCTGAGCTGCTAGGAAGACGAGTGTGAACAATTGTGCTCGGACTGTTGAGAAACCTACCCACAGCACTGGGAACACAAGCAGGGAGAGGCAGGTGAATAGGATGGGGTGCGCCCCACGCAGACGAGCCACGCGATACAACAGGCACCACAGGCTCACCATCAACAGCAATTTAAGCGCGATTAAGCCGATCCAGCCCAGACCACTTCCCACGGTGGCAAAGTACAGGATTGCACCGGTTCCCCATTCATGATGTACCGAGGGAGCCACGGTGGGCGTGTAGGCGAATAGATCGTTTTGAGGAAGCGCCCCTGCGATGAGTGCTTCGCGAAACAATGACATCTCGTGAAAGGAATCGTGGGTGATCTCATTGAGTCGCGTCGTCAACGCCAGAAAGCTACTGGCCAGTGCTAGCATTAGCCAAGCTGCCAGCGCGATGTCGTGAGTGTTGCCCAGGTGTAGATTGTGAGCCACAAATTGCGCGCAGCGTTCACGGCAAGTTGTAGAGGCTTTTTCCAGACGCATCAGTTTGGGGGCTCGGCAGAATCAAGGACTGGGGCTGGTCAACGACTTGCAACGCTAGCACGCTAGCAAAGCTTCGACGCGTTGCTCGCAACGGTCATGGCTGTGGAACTTGAGCTATTCGCCGTAGTTTGACGAAAAAAACGATTGAAGCGAATGGGCTGGCTCAATTGCCCTACCAGTCGCTGGCCATGGTCTCTAGACTCCGCAACTCGCTGAGCCTTTCGAGGCATGCAATGGATTGCACAGTGAGTACCATCGGTTGCCAGATGCTCCACAGCGAGTGTCCCTGGAACAGGTGGATTGGCGTTTCCGATTGGATGTTGCATCGCGGATACGTCAGCAATGGAATTGGACCTTACTTACGATTCGGCAATGCGCTGGGTTGCAGAAGCAGACCTTGTGACTGCTCACCCAACTCGAGTGCACGGTTGTTAACGAAGGAGCCTCGGGCATGGAAGCTCGTATTTGCGGTCGCTTTGCGCATGGACACATCCTTTTCCTTAGCCTCTATCTCGCGGTGGTTGGGGCCGGTGTTTCTCATGCTCAGTTTCGTCCGATTCGTGAACATGTCGCGCAATCAGAGAACTTTATTGTCTTTGCCTCGTCGCCTGAATGGGCTAAGCAGGTTGGGCAAGTCGCCGAGCAACATCGACGCAACCTAGCGATCTATTGGCTTGGCTCTGAACTACCGACTTGGTCAGAGCGTTGCCCGATTCATGTGCAAGCAGGCCCGAATCTTGATGCGGGCGGAGAGACACGCTACACCTTGATGGGTGGTAGTGCTGGCGCCTGGATGATGACCGTCACCGGAACTCCCGAGAGAGTCTTGGACAGTGTCCTGCCGCATGAGATCACGCACACCATTTTTGCTTGCCATTTTGCGAAACTTCATAAATACATGCCTCGTTGGGCCGATGAGGGCGCCTGCACGACGGTCGAACATGTCTCCGAAAAGCGAAAGCACGAAGACTTTCTGCAGAAATTCTTGCGAACCGGACGTGGCCTGGCGTTTAACGAAATGTTTCGCCTGAAAGAGTATCCACAAGACATTTTGCCACTCTACGCGCAGGGCCATTCTGCCGTGCAATTTCTGCTCGACCAAGGTGGCTCGCGGAAGTTCATTGCGTTTGTGGAAATGGGAATGCGAACCGAAAATTGGCCGGCCGCTATCAATGAACATTATGCCTACGAGTCCATCGGTGATTTCCAAACACAGTGGAACCACTGGTTGGCCGACGGGAGCCCTGAGAACCTCTTGGCCTACGCTCCTGTGCTACGAACCTCCCAGCCCAATGTATCGCTTGCCTCGACGGAAACGAGCCTCTTGCCGGGTGGTGGGCAGCTCAGCGATAAAACGCGTTTTGCAATCCACAATGCTCAACCCGCTCCGGTCAGCCTGGCACAACATGCCTCTGAGGAGCCTGTTGTCAGTCAGTCCACTCGCGAAATCGTCGCAGATCCACAATCGCTGGCAATGGACCGGCCCACTGCCCGTGTGCCCTCTGTAGCATCGACGACAGCTCGCAGTGCTGGCACTCCGGAATTAGAGAATGTTAGCTGGTACGAACGGCAGTTCCGCGAAGTCACCGGGGAAGAGCCACCTCCGTACAACGGTCGCCCTGGCAACGCACGGCCCATCGGTTCCACAACGGTGGCCGCAAACGCTGCGGGTGCGGTCTCGCCCTCCAATCCACAAGCATTCCAGGCGGCAATTGGGCCGAGCCCACTGCCTCGTCAATCTAGCGCGCGGCCCATGCCCGCCCATTCCCCAGGGATCCAAGTGCTCGACTGGGGAAACTCCGCTCCGGTACCCGGTGTTCAAAGGGCACCGATGGGGCAAACCACCAGCCCCACTAGGAATGCTCCTCTCTACCGTTGAGCCAGCGGGCTCACGCTAGCGGAGGGCCGCAAGGATGAGCTGCTATTGCATGGTGCGCCTTGCAAGATTCTCCAGGACTTGCCCCTCGACCCTCGCCCTGCTGGTCATCCGCCCGCGCTGACAGGCGGGAGATGGAGCAAGTTGGGGATACCGCCTGGCAGTCGACGGGTGCAACTAAGACTTGCGACGAACCGACAGGCGACCGAGGATCAGTCCGATAATCAGGGCTGGAATACCGGCCACCGCTGCACCGATCAATCCCATATTTCGCGCCGCCGTTGCAGCTTGATCTAGAGAGATCATTTCAGGACCAGGATCGTAGTCTTCCGACCCAAAATCTTCGAATTCGTCGACTTCGAAGTTCATGTCGAGGTCGCCTGTGTAGTCCACCGCCGCGGCATCTTCACTGCCGCCCGTCGTGGATGCCGCTTGGGCGTAAAGAGCGTTGCTTCCCGAAACGAGATTCGGGCCCCATCCGGTGATGCTTCCGATCACAAGTAGGAGGGCGAGGTGGATTAACTTGGTTTGCATGGGATTCCTCATCATTGACACGTTCCTCCGACAGCCCAACTCCTCAAGGATTCTGAAGCTTCGGCTCCCGGCGTTCTACTCGAACTCGCGCTGGAATACTTCTCGTACGTCAATCGGTATCGGCAAATTGCGACCCTTCCATACAGCCTAGCCACTGAGCTTTCCGTATCCCGCAAGCCTCGCCGCTCTGCTAGCAAATCGCTTTCCAAAGACTTTTCGGGTTGTTCGGAATGCTCACACCAAACTCATTGTGATGCGGAGGCCGTTCCTTAAATGCCGAAATCTACCAATGTAGGGATTGCAATCAATGTATCAATGCTAGCTATTTGGACGGTTGAGTAGAGCAACCATCTAAAGACATTTGTGGGAACATGCACATGCTGACACGTCCAACGATTTGGTTACTCGGCCTGCTGAGCTGCAGTCTCAGTGGGTGCAGCACACTCGGTTTTAGCCTTTGGCCAGCTCAATTCCCCTTGATGACACAGACCAAAGAATTTGCTGCGAAGAGCCCGATGCCTAGCGGTCTTCCCAACGAACTGGCTAAGCAAGTCGTGATGGACTACTTCGTCGAACCTGGAGATCGCTTGTTGCTGGAGCCGATCGAGCTGGATTCCGAATTCCGTTCGATTGGCGACCAGGAGGTGAAGGTCGACGGTTCCCTGGATCTCGGTCGGTTCGGACGCTTGCGAGTCGTAGGCTTGACCGTCGAAGAAATCGAGCTGGCTATTGAAGATCGTATGGTGGAACTGGGCGCTGAGCGGGAATCGATCAATGTACAGCTCCAGGAAACCAACGCCTCCGAGATCTACGTGCTGGGGGAGGTCGGCTCCCCCGGAGCTTACGCACTCGATGGCAACGAGACGGTGCTCGACGTCATCTTGCGCGCCGGCGGTTTGACTTCCAAGGCCTCGCCCTGCGATATGATCCTCGTCAGACCCACTTCACCGAATGCTTGCCGAGTCGTCTTGCCGGTATGCTACCGTCAAATTACTCAGCTAGGGGACGTTCGTTCTAACTACCAGTTGCAGCCTGGGGATCGAGTGGTCGTGGGATCCCGCACCCTGTGCGAGGAGTTGGCCTTCTGGAGGCAAACTAGCAGCTGCGAGCGATGTTGTGGCAGCCGCTGTGTCGAGTGTGATCCCGCCTCCGTCGGGTACCGCAATCGCATGGGGGGCTTTCTCGGCTTGTTCCCTCTGCCAAGCAAAAATGGAAGAGACGCAAGCACCCCATCGCTGGAATACGTTCCTAGCGGCGTCGACGCTACGTCTGCTGACCCTTCAGTTGCTAAGCCAGCCTCGCCCCTGGATATGAGCCAAGAGTCCGAATTCTTCTTGCCAGCCAATCCAACGCTGATAGGCGATTAAGGTGCCGGCTGTGGCGAGCTTTGCGGACCAGTTGTTTGAAGGAACTGCAATAAGTCGGCCATTTGCGTGAGGGAGATTTCTTTCTCCACCCCCTCGGGCATGAGAGACAGAGGACTCGCCTGCAGCAGTTCAATGTCGCTGCGAGCAATCGTCTTCAGCACTCCGTCCGCCAATTGCAAGATTACCGAATCGCTGGTTTCGGTGGTAATCAGACCAGTCAACGCTTGTCCGTCCGTTGTTAGGATGCGGTAGGCGGTGTACTTCGGTTCGACCTTGCCACTAGGATGCAAGATGTCGTAGAGAAGTGCGGTTCGCGGACGATTGCGAGAATCAGCCAAGTCGGGACCTACCCGTTGTCCGTTAGCCTCATTCGGCAGGTGACACTTGGCACAATTTTTGGCGAACACTTCGCTCCCCACCCGCGAGCTGCCAATCATCTGAACGGCTGTTTGGTACTTGGCGAGAACCTCGTCACGGTCGGGGTTGCTCGCGCTGCCGAGAGTTGCGACAGCCAGACTCTGAACCCGTTTGTCCTTGTGTTCCTGCAATGCCTTCTGTTGATCTAAACTTACGAGATTGGGCGCAATCGTCCCCGCTGCGATAGCCTCGAGCGCTGCGAGTGCGGTGTCCGATCGTCTCCAAAGGTGCGCCAGCAATGTTTGCTTTTCCTGGGGAGATAGAATGGACCAACTCTCCAGCAGTCTTTCGGCCCTTGCCAAGTTCAGGCGACTTCCCCATGCATTGATCAGGGCCATCTTGATTTCTTGGGGTTGGTCGGCGTGCATCCAACGCTCCTGCGCCATGCTATCGCTGACGGGTAATTCGGCCAACAAGGCGATCGCCTCTTGCCGGGCGGCTAGCGTCTGGTGCGTGTCCGATGCGAAATCGATCGTGGCCTGCACGAACACCGCTACATTTTGCTGTGCTGCGAGCAGAAGTTGTTCCAAGGTTTTCCGCGTTTTCGAATCGGCCCGGCGCTGTCCCTCGGACAATCCCAACAGCAGGAGAGCTTGCCGCCCTCTGTTCTCAGGTCGAGTGGCCAAGCGGACCACATGTTCCACCTCTGCAGGATGATTACGCGCTCCTACGATCGAAGCCAAACTGCGTTGCAGGGGACGGGG
Coding sequences within it:
- a CDS encoding sugar phosphate isomerase/epimerase family protein, with protein sequence MRFAICNELFQDWPWERALELTLECGYTGWEIAPFTLGRRPEQLPADRRRQLADQIQRSGIEVVGLHWLLAKTEGYHLTTNESEVRTRTAGYLGQLSQLCRDLGGSVMVLGSPQQRNFPETMTHQQADENALSVLEAVLPDLEKNQVTLALEPLGPGEGNYWNHAAQTIRVIEQLDSPWVRLHLDVKAMSSEGKPIADVIRESAKHLVHFHANDPNLLGPGMGEVPFEPIFAALREVAYEGWVSVEVFDYSPGIETIARQSMQNMRNALLHLDV
- a CDS encoding chloride channel protein: MFSLVRGLEMPSAGKWFLLSALIGIVAGVGAITFQFLVQLVQFLCLGHIAGFPAHDAHADYSPFPEVEGIFSPWYLLLVLTVGGLVAGWLAWQFAPEASGHGTDAAIDAFHNKRGEIRFRTPIIKTIASAVTLGTGGSAGREGPIAQIGAGFGSCLATALKLSARDRRILLAAGMGAGVGAIFRAPLAGALFAGEILYSEAELESDVIMPAAVASTVAYSIFCFSLPPEFRFMPLFGQDLHFDFQSPAELLPYTVLAIILSLGGILYIKVFYGIEKLFHKMPGPGYLKACLGGLATGLVGLGLYFAGNRDVALLSALGGGYGMLQTAFSDIGSVTTSALLAVALAKIVTTGLTIGSGGSGGVFGPSMVIGGCLGGAVGKQLHSIWPALIHQPGSFAVVGMAGFFAGCARAPFSTILMVTEMTGSYRLLLPAMWVSTLCFLLMRRWTLYTKQVPTRLESPAHRGDFIVDVLEGMHVDDVYQKNRKLHLVHEGTSLNDIVHLLAETPQRYFPVVDHQEKLLGIFSAEDVRSYLYDDTIWEIANARDVMNTRVITLTPEDDLNAALTRFTALNIDELPVVSPEDSQKILGILRRKETIAAYNRRRLEHMLTE
- a CDS encoding polysaccharide biosynthesis/export family protein, translated to MLTRPTIWLLGLLSCSLSGCSTLGFSLWPAQFPLMTQTKEFAAKSPMPSGLPNELAKQVVMDYFVEPGDRLLLEPIELDSEFRSIGDQEVKVDGSLDLGRFGRLRVVGLTVEEIELAIEDRMVELGAERESINVQLQETNASEIYVLGEVGSPGAYALDGNETVLDVILRAGGLTSKASPCDMILVRPTSPNACRVVLPVCYRQITQLGDVRSNYQLQPGDRVVVGSRTLCEELAFWRQTSSCERCCGSRCVECDPASVGYRNRMGGFLGLFPLPSKNGRDASTPSLEYVPSGVDATSADPSVAKPASPLDMSQESEFFLPANPTLIGD